In the genome of Massilibacillus massiliensis, one region contains:
- the tnpA gene encoding IS200/IS605 family transposase, translating into MNDVQSLSHSKWRCKYHIVFSPKYRRQVIYRKIKSDIGKILRELCTRKKVEIIEAECCPDHIHMLVTIPPHLSIASFMGYLKSKSSLMIFDRHANLKYKYGNRHFWCRGYYVDTVGKYENAIKEYIKNQLQEDIANDQLSLKEFEDPFTGSKNK; encoded by the coding sequence ATGAATGACGTACAAAGTTTATCACATAGTAAATGGAGATGCAAATATCATATAGTTTTTTCGCCTAAATATCGAAGACAGGTTATTTACAGAAAGATTAAGTCAGATATAGGAAAAATACTTAGAGAATTATGTACACGTAAAAAAGTTGAAATAATAGAGGCAGAATGTTGTCCGGATCATATTCATATGTTGGTAACTATTCCGCCACATTTAAGTATCGCAAGTTTTATGGGATATTTAAAAAGCAAGAGTAGTTTGATGATATTTGATAGGCATGCAAATTTAAAATATAAGTATGGAAATAGACATTTTTGGTGTAGAGGATATTATGTGGATACGGTAGGAAAATATGAAAATGCAATAAAGGAATATATTAAAAATCAGTTACAAGAAGATATAGCCAATGATCAATTAAGTTTGAAGGAATTTGAAGACCCGTTTACGGGTAGCAAGAATAAATAA